One Coregonus clupeaformis isolate EN_2021a chromosome 33, ASM2061545v1, whole genome shotgun sequence DNA window includes the following coding sequences:
- the LOC121549006 gene encoding tubulin epsilon chain isoform X3 produces MTQSVVVQVGQCGNQVGCRFWDLALREHSHVNKKGIYDEALSSFFRNVDSRRSVGGSCDITGGRIQSLKARAVLVDMEEGVVNEILQGPLRELFDSTQLITDVSGSGNNWAVGHWMYGSAYREQIVDQLRRAAEHCDCLQCFFLIHSMGGGTGSGLGTCVLKLLEEEFPEVCRIVTSVYPSAEDDVITSPYNSVLAMRELTEHADCVLPVENQVCVRACKSLVDIMNKIKHMSHSGKPGSVIKKDSAIISGQGGVSGAEKPFDAMNNIVANLLLNITSSARFEGSLNMDLNEIAMNLVPFPRLHYLVPSLTPLYTLADVNIPTRRLDQMFTDAFSKDHQLIRADPKHSLYLACALMVRGNVQVSDLRRNIERLKPTLPFVSWNQEGWKTGLCSVPPVGHSHSLLALANNTCVKPTFMELRDRFAKLYRKKAHMHHYLHVDGMEQGCFTEAISSLSSLIEEYSLLDATKDRLMPDAARLNIAT; encoded by the exons CCAATCCGTTGTTGTACAAG TTGGACAGTGTGGTAACCAGGTGGGCTGCAGGTTTTGGGATCTTGCTTTGCGGGAAcattcccatgtcaataaa aaagGAATCTACGATGAGGCGCTGAGCAGCTTCTTTCGGAATGTTGACTCAAG GAGAAGCGTTGGGGGATCTTGTGACATCACCGGTGGGAGGATCCAATCCCTGAAGGCCAGG GCGGTGCTGGTGGACATGGAGGAGGGTGTGGTGAATGAGATCCTACAAGGCCCGCTGAGAGAATTGTTTGACAGCACTCAGCTCATCACTGATGTATCCGGCTCAGGCAACAACTG GGCAGTGGGCCACTGGATGTATGGCTCAGCCTACAGGGAACAGATCGTGGACCAGCTGAGGAGGGCAGCAGAGCATTGTGACTGCCTGCAGTGCTTCTTCCTCATTCACTCCATGGGTGGAG GGACTGGATCAGGCCTGGGCACCTGTGTGTTGAAACTTCTGGAGGAGGAGTTCCCCGAGGTATGTCGTATCGTCACCTCAGTCTACCCCTCAGCCGAGGACGATGTCATCACTTCCCCCTACAACAGTGTCCTGGCCATGCGAGAGCTCACCGAGCACGCCGACTGTGTCCTCCCTGTGGAGAatcaggtgtgtgtgcgtgcgtgcaag TCATTGGTAGACATAATGAACAAGATCAAGCACATGTCCCACAGTGGGAAGCCAGGTTCTGTGATCAAGAAGGACAGTGCCATCATCTCAGGCCAGGGAGGGGTCAGTGGAGCCGAGAAGCCTTTTGATGCCATGAACAACATCGTAGCCAACCTGCTGCTCAATATCACCAG TTCAGCTCGTTTTGAGGGATCACTCAACATGGACCTGAATGAGATAGCCATGAACCTAGTGCCCTTCCCTCGACTGCACTACTTGGTGCCCAGCCTCACCCCTCTCTACACCCTGGCTGATGTCAACATCCCCACCAGAAG GCTTGATCAGATGTTCACTGATGCCTTCAGTAAAGACCACCAGCTGATCCGGGCTGACCCCAAACACAGCCTGTACCTGGCCTGTGCCCTCATGGTCCGCGGCAACGTTCAGGTGTCTGACCTCCGCAGGAACATAGAGAG ACTGAAGCCCACGCTGCCGTTTGTGTCATGGAACCAGGAGGGATGGAAGACAGGCCTGTGTTCTGTGCCCCCTGTTGGTCACTCCCACTCACTACTGGCCCTGGCCAACAACACCTGTGTCAAACCCACCTTCATGGAGCTCCGAGACCGCTTCGCCAAGCTTTACAGGAAGAAG GCTCACATGCATCACTACCTGCATGTGGATGGGATGGAGCAGGGCTGCTTCACGGAggctatctcctccctctcctctctgatagAAGAGTACAGTCTGCTGGATGCCACCAAGGACAGACTGATGCCTGATGCAGCCAGACTCAACATCGCCACATGA
- the LOC121549006 gene encoding tubulin epsilon chain isoform X4, whose amino-acid sequence MTQSVVVQVGQCGNQVGCRFWDLALREHSHVNKKGIYDEALSSFFRNVDSRRSVGGSCDITGGRIQSLKARAVLVDMEEGVVNEILQGPLRELFDSTQLITDVSGSGNNWAVGHWMYGSAYREQIVDQLRRAAEHCDCLQCFFLIHSMGGGTGSGLGTCVLKLLEEEFPEVCRIVTSVYPSAEDDVITSPYNSVLAMRELTEHADCVLPVENQSLVDIMNKIKHMSHSGKPGSVIKKDSAIISGQGGVSGAEKPFDAMNNIVANLLLNITSSARFEGSLNMDLNEIAMNLVPFPRLHYLVPSLTPLYTLADVNIPTRRLDQMFTDAFSKDHQLIRADPKHSLYLACALMVRGNVQVSDLRRNIERLKPTLPFVSWNQEGWKTGLCSVPPVGHSHSLLALANNTCVKPTFMELRDRFAKLYRKKAHMHHYLHVDGMEQGCFTEAISSLSSLIEEYSLLDATKDRLMPDAARLNIAT is encoded by the exons CCAATCCGTTGTTGTACAAG TTGGACAGTGTGGTAACCAGGTGGGCTGCAGGTTTTGGGATCTTGCTTTGCGGGAAcattcccatgtcaataaa aaagGAATCTACGATGAGGCGCTGAGCAGCTTCTTTCGGAATGTTGACTCAAG GAGAAGCGTTGGGGGATCTTGTGACATCACCGGTGGGAGGATCCAATCCCTGAAGGCCAGG GCGGTGCTGGTGGACATGGAGGAGGGTGTGGTGAATGAGATCCTACAAGGCCCGCTGAGAGAATTGTTTGACAGCACTCAGCTCATCACTGATGTATCCGGCTCAGGCAACAACTG GGCAGTGGGCCACTGGATGTATGGCTCAGCCTACAGGGAACAGATCGTGGACCAGCTGAGGAGGGCAGCAGAGCATTGTGACTGCCTGCAGTGCTTCTTCCTCATTCACTCCATGGGTGGAG GGACTGGATCAGGCCTGGGCACCTGTGTGTTGAAACTTCTGGAGGAGGAGTTCCCCGAGGTATGTCGTATCGTCACCTCAGTCTACCCCTCAGCCGAGGACGATGTCATCACTTCCCCCTACAACAGTGTCCTGGCCATGCGAGAGCTCACCGAGCACGCCGACTGTGTCCTCCCTGTGGAGAatcag TCATTGGTAGACATAATGAACAAGATCAAGCACATGTCCCACAGTGGGAAGCCAGGTTCTGTGATCAAGAAGGACAGTGCCATCATCTCAGGCCAGGGAGGGGTCAGTGGAGCCGAGAAGCCTTTTGATGCCATGAACAACATCGTAGCCAACCTGCTGCTCAATATCACCAG TTCAGCTCGTTTTGAGGGATCACTCAACATGGACCTGAATGAGATAGCCATGAACCTAGTGCCCTTCCCTCGACTGCACTACTTGGTGCCCAGCCTCACCCCTCTCTACACCCTGGCTGATGTCAACATCCCCACCAGAAG GCTTGATCAGATGTTCACTGATGCCTTCAGTAAAGACCACCAGCTGATCCGGGCTGACCCCAAACACAGCCTGTACCTGGCCTGTGCCCTCATGGTCCGCGGCAACGTTCAGGTGTCTGACCTCCGCAGGAACATAGAGAG ACTGAAGCCCACGCTGCCGTTTGTGTCATGGAACCAGGAGGGATGGAAGACAGGCCTGTGTTCTGTGCCCCCTGTTGGTCACTCCCACTCACTACTGGCCCTGGCCAACAACACCTGTGTCAAACCCACCTTCATGGAGCTCCGAGACCGCTTCGCCAAGCTTTACAGGAAGAAG GCTCACATGCATCACTACCTGCATGTGGATGGGATGGAGCAGGGCTGCTTCACGGAggctatctcctccctctcctctctgatagAAGAGTACAGTCTGCTGGATGCCACCAAGGACAGACTGATGCCTGATGCAGCCAGACTCAACATCGCCACATGA
- the LOC121549006 gene encoding tubulin epsilon chain isoform X1 yields MKGCHEPYYPLRPQRLCVGQCGNQVGCRFWDLALREHSHVNKKGIYDEALSSFFRNVDSRRSVGGSCDITGGRIQSLKARAVLVDMEEGVVNEILQGPLRELFDSTQLITDVSGSGNNWAVGHWMYGSAYREQIVDQLRRAAEHCDCLQCFFLIHSMGGGTGSGLGTCVLKLLEEEFPEVCRIVTSVYPSAEDDVITSPYNSVLAMRELTEHADCVLPVENQVCVRACKSLVDIMNKIKHMSHSGKPGSVIKKDSAIISGQGGVSGAEKPFDAMNNIVANLLLNITSSARFEGSLNMDLNEIAMNLVPFPRLHYLVPSLTPLYTLADVNIPTRRLDQMFTDAFSKDHQLIRADPKHSLYLACALMVRGNVQVSDLRRNIERLKPTLPFVSWNQEGWKTGLCSVPPVGHSHSLLALANNTCVKPTFMELRDRFAKLYRKKAHMHHYLHVDGMEQGCFTEAISSLSSLIEEYSLLDATKDRLMPDAARLNIAT; encoded by the exons TTGGACAGTGTGGTAACCAGGTGGGCTGCAGGTTTTGGGATCTTGCTTTGCGGGAAcattcccatgtcaataaa aaagGAATCTACGATGAGGCGCTGAGCAGCTTCTTTCGGAATGTTGACTCAAG GAGAAGCGTTGGGGGATCTTGTGACATCACCGGTGGGAGGATCCAATCCCTGAAGGCCAGG GCGGTGCTGGTGGACATGGAGGAGGGTGTGGTGAATGAGATCCTACAAGGCCCGCTGAGAGAATTGTTTGACAGCACTCAGCTCATCACTGATGTATCCGGCTCAGGCAACAACTG GGCAGTGGGCCACTGGATGTATGGCTCAGCCTACAGGGAACAGATCGTGGACCAGCTGAGGAGGGCAGCAGAGCATTGTGACTGCCTGCAGTGCTTCTTCCTCATTCACTCCATGGGTGGAG GGACTGGATCAGGCCTGGGCACCTGTGTGTTGAAACTTCTGGAGGAGGAGTTCCCCGAGGTATGTCGTATCGTCACCTCAGTCTACCCCTCAGCCGAGGACGATGTCATCACTTCCCCCTACAACAGTGTCCTGGCCATGCGAGAGCTCACCGAGCACGCCGACTGTGTCCTCCCTGTGGAGAatcaggtgtgtgtgcgtgcgtgcaag TCATTGGTAGACATAATGAACAAGATCAAGCACATGTCCCACAGTGGGAAGCCAGGTTCTGTGATCAAGAAGGACAGTGCCATCATCTCAGGCCAGGGAGGGGTCAGTGGAGCCGAGAAGCCTTTTGATGCCATGAACAACATCGTAGCCAACCTGCTGCTCAATATCACCAG TTCAGCTCGTTTTGAGGGATCACTCAACATGGACCTGAATGAGATAGCCATGAACCTAGTGCCCTTCCCTCGACTGCACTACTTGGTGCCCAGCCTCACCCCTCTCTACACCCTGGCTGATGTCAACATCCCCACCAGAAG GCTTGATCAGATGTTCACTGATGCCTTCAGTAAAGACCACCAGCTGATCCGGGCTGACCCCAAACACAGCCTGTACCTGGCCTGTGCCCTCATGGTCCGCGGCAACGTTCAGGTGTCTGACCTCCGCAGGAACATAGAGAG ACTGAAGCCCACGCTGCCGTTTGTGTCATGGAACCAGGAGGGATGGAAGACAGGCCTGTGTTCTGTGCCCCCTGTTGGTCACTCCCACTCACTACTGGCCCTGGCCAACAACACCTGTGTCAAACCCACCTTCATGGAGCTCCGAGACCGCTTCGCCAAGCTTTACAGGAAGAAG GCTCACATGCATCACTACCTGCATGTGGATGGGATGGAGCAGGGCTGCTTCACGGAggctatctcctccctctcctctctgatagAAGAGTACAGTCTGCTGGATGCCACCAAGGACAGACTGATGCCTGATGCAGCCAGACTCAACATCGCCACATGA
- the LOC121549006 gene encoding tubulin epsilon chain isoform X2, producing MKGCHEPYYPLRPQRLCVGQCGNQVGCRFWDLALREHSHVNKKGIYDEALSSFFRNVDSRRSVGGSCDITGGRIQSLKARAVLVDMEEGVVNEILQGPLRELFDSTQLITDVSGSGNNWAVGHWMYGSAYREQIVDQLRRAAEHCDCLQCFFLIHSMGGGTGSGLGTCVLKLLEEEFPEVCRIVTSVYPSAEDDVITSPYNSVLAMRELTEHADCVLPVENQSLVDIMNKIKHMSHSGKPGSVIKKDSAIISGQGGVSGAEKPFDAMNNIVANLLLNITSSARFEGSLNMDLNEIAMNLVPFPRLHYLVPSLTPLYTLADVNIPTRRLDQMFTDAFSKDHQLIRADPKHSLYLACALMVRGNVQVSDLRRNIERLKPTLPFVSWNQEGWKTGLCSVPPVGHSHSLLALANNTCVKPTFMELRDRFAKLYRKKAHMHHYLHVDGMEQGCFTEAISSLSSLIEEYSLLDATKDRLMPDAARLNIAT from the exons TTGGACAGTGTGGTAACCAGGTGGGCTGCAGGTTTTGGGATCTTGCTTTGCGGGAAcattcccatgtcaataaa aaagGAATCTACGATGAGGCGCTGAGCAGCTTCTTTCGGAATGTTGACTCAAG GAGAAGCGTTGGGGGATCTTGTGACATCACCGGTGGGAGGATCCAATCCCTGAAGGCCAGG GCGGTGCTGGTGGACATGGAGGAGGGTGTGGTGAATGAGATCCTACAAGGCCCGCTGAGAGAATTGTTTGACAGCACTCAGCTCATCACTGATGTATCCGGCTCAGGCAACAACTG GGCAGTGGGCCACTGGATGTATGGCTCAGCCTACAGGGAACAGATCGTGGACCAGCTGAGGAGGGCAGCAGAGCATTGTGACTGCCTGCAGTGCTTCTTCCTCATTCACTCCATGGGTGGAG GGACTGGATCAGGCCTGGGCACCTGTGTGTTGAAACTTCTGGAGGAGGAGTTCCCCGAGGTATGTCGTATCGTCACCTCAGTCTACCCCTCAGCCGAGGACGATGTCATCACTTCCCCCTACAACAGTGTCCTGGCCATGCGAGAGCTCACCGAGCACGCCGACTGTGTCCTCCCTGTGGAGAatcag TCATTGGTAGACATAATGAACAAGATCAAGCACATGTCCCACAGTGGGAAGCCAGGTTCTGTGATCAAGAAGGACAGTGCCATCATCTCAGGCCAGGGAGGGGTCAGTGGAGCCGAGAAGCCTTTTGATGCCATGAACAACATCGTAGCCAACCTGCTGCTCAATATCACCAG TTCAGCTCGTTTTGAGGGATCACTCAACATGGACCTGAATGAGATAGCCATGAACCTAGTGCCCTTCCCTCGACTGCACTACTTGGTGCCCAGCCTCACCCCTCTCTACACCCTGGCTGATGTCAACATCCCCACCAGAAG GCTTGATCAGATGTTCACTGATGCCTTCAGTAAAGACCACCAGCTGATCCGGGCTGACCCCAAACACAGCCTGTACCTGGCCTGTGCCCTCATGGTCCGCGGCAACGTTCAGGTGTCTGACCTCCGCAGGAACATAGAGAG ACTGAAGCCCACGCTGCCGTTTGTGTCATGGAACCAGGAGGGATGGAAGACAGGCCTGTGTTCTGTGCCCCCTGTTGGTCACTCCCACTCACTACTGGCCCTGGCCAACAACACCTGTGTCAAACCCACCTTCATGGAGCTCCGAGACCGCTTCGCCAAGCTTTACAGGAAGAAG GCTCACATGCATCACTACCTGCATGTGGATGGGATGGAGCAGGGCTGCTTCACGGAggctatctcctccctctcctctctgatagAAGAGTACAGTCTGCTGGATGCCACCAAGGACAGACTGATGCCTGATGCAGCCAGACTCAACATCGCCACATGA
- the ccn6 gene encoding cellular communication network factor 6, producing the protein MLSLLCSSLLVILAQQSLCRAQNHGGQLSAPRGGKAVLERKQFCQWPCKCKAKPQCAPGVSSVLDGCGCCKSCARQIGDACNERDICDPHKGMYCDFSKDQPRYEVGVCAYLMAVGCDLNGVHYENGEAFQPSPLYKCTCIAGAIGCTPAFIQKPTDFLGPAPLRSNAPLPAGLQSAPGASRKHQQDTTNMAAMPAYRDPPLAWKKNCLIQTTPWSPCSKTCGLGISVRVNNDNGKCEMRKDRRLCLLRPCEKSIMKTVKMLRGKTCKPKFQAKKAEKLTLSGCTSTKSFKPTYCGICTDKRCCVPNKSKMVTVNFKCKGGSNVRWKMQWITACVCQRKCNDPGDMFAELRFL; encoded by the exons TCTCTATGCAGGGCTCAGAACCATGGTGGGCAGCTGTCTGCTCCGCGAGGCGGCAAGGCCGTGTTGGAGAGGAAACAGTTCTGCCAGTGGCCATGTAAGTGCAAGGCCAAGCCCCAGTGTGCTCCGGGGGTCAGCTCTGTGCTGGATGGCTGTGGCTGCTGTAAGAGCTGTGCCCGGCAGATAGGAGACGCCTGCAACGAGAGGGACATCTGTGACCCCCACAAGGGCATGTACTGCGACTTCTCTAAAGACCAGCCGCGATATGAGGTCGGAGTCTGCGCTT ACTTGATGGCAGTCGGTTGTGACCTGAACGGGGTCCACTATGAGAACGGCGAGGCCTTCCAGCCCAGCCCACTGTATAAATGCACGTGCATCGCGGGAGCCATCGGCTGCACCCCGGCCTTCATCCAGAAGCCCACTGATTTCCTGGGTCCTGCCCCTCTGAGGAGCAACGCACCCCTGCCAGCTGGCCTCCAGAGCGCCCCCGGTGCCTCCAGAAAACACCAGCAGGACACAACCAACATGGCCGCCATGCCAG CTTACAGGGATCCTCCTTTAGCCTGGAAGAAGAACTGCCTGATCCAGACCACTCCGTGGAGCCCCTGCTCCAAGACCTGCGGCCTGGGTATCTCAGTCCGGGTCAACAATGACAACGGCAAGTGTGAGATGAGGAAGGACCGCCGCCTCTGCCTGCTGCGGCCGTGTGAGAAGAGCATCATGAAGACCGTCAAG ATGCTGAGAGGAAAGACGTGTAAGCCCAAGTTCCAGGCTAAGAAAGCAGAGAAGCTGACCCTGTCTGGGTGCACTAGCACCAAGAGTTTCAAACCCACTTACTGTGGCATCTGCACTGACAAGCGCTGTTGCGTCCCCAACAAATCCAAAATGGTGACCGTCAACTTCAAGTGCAAGGGCGGCTCCAACGTGCGCTGGAAGATGCAGTGGATAACGGCCTGCGTGTGCCAGAGGAAGTGCAATGACCCCGGGGACATGTTTGCAGAGCTACGCTTCCTCTAG